One stretch of Castor canadensis chromosome 14, mCasCan1.hap1v2, whole genome shotgun sequence DNA includes these proteins:
- the Tktl2 gene encoding transketolase-like protein 2 isoform X2, translating to MANRLRIHSIRATCASSSGHPTSCCSAAEIMAVLFFHTMRYKQTDPKHPDNDRFILSKRLSFVDVATGSLGQGLGAACGMAYTGKYFDKASYRVFCLMGDGESSEGSVWEALAFASHYSLDNLVAVFDVNRLGQSGTAPLEHCTDIYQKRCEAFGWNTYTVDGHDVEALCQTFWQATQVKNKPTAIIAKTFKGRGIPNIEDAEDWHGKPMPKDRADAIVKLIESQIQTNRNLTPKPPVEDSPQISITNIKMTSPPAYKFGDQIATRKAYGVALAKLGHAHKRVIVLDCDTKNSTFSEIFKKEHPERFIECFIAEQNMVSVALGCAARGRTIAFASTFAAFLIQAFDQIRMGAISETNINLIGSHCGVSVGEDGPSQMALEDLAMFRSIPNCTIFYPSDAVSTEHAVYLAANTKGMCFIRTSWPETTVIYTPEENFEIGQAKVVRHSVNDKVTVVGAGVTLHEALVAADELSQQGISIRVIDPFTIKPLDAATIICNAKATGGRVITVEDHYREGGIGEAICAAVSGEPDILVHQLAVTEVPRSGKPSELLDMFGISARHIIAAVKYTLMN from the exons ATGGCCAATCGCCTGCGAATCCACTCCATCAGGGCCACCTGTGCCTCCAGCTCTGGACACCCTACATCGTGCTGCAGTGCGGCGGAGATCATGGCTGTTCTCTTCTTCCACACGATGAGATATAAACAGACAGACCCCAAACACCCAGACAACGACCGATTCATTCTCTCCAAG CGTCTGTCTTTTGTTGACGTGGCAACGGGATCCCTCGGGCAAGGATTAGGTGCTGCTTGTGGAATGGCTTATACTGGTAAATACTTCGACAAGGCCAGCTACCGGGTGTTCTGCCTCATGGGAGATGGCGAATCCTCAGAAGGCTCTGTGTGGGAGGCTTTGGCCTTTGCTTCCCACTACAGCTTGGACAATCTCGTGGCAGTCTTCGATGTGAACCGCTTGGGACAAAGTGGCACTGCACCCCTCGAGCACTGCACAGACATCTATCAGAAGCGCTGTGAAGCCTTTGGGTGGAACACTTACACAGTCGATGGCCATGATGTGGAGGCTTTGTGCCAAACGTTTTGGCAAGCAACTCAAGTGAAGAACAAACCTACTGCCATAATTGCCAAGACCTTCAAGGGTCGGGGTATTCCAAACATTGAGGATGCAGAAGATTGGCATGGAAAGCCAATGCCGAAAGACAGAGCAGATGCAATCGTCAAACTAATTGAGAGTCagatacaaacaaacagaaatctcACCCCGAAGCCCCCTGTTGAAGACTCCCCTCAGATCAGCATCACTAATATAAAAATGACCTCTCCACCTGCTTACAAATTTGGTGACCAGATAGCTACTCGAAAAGCATATGGTGTGGCTCTGGCTAAACTGGGTCATGCTCACAAAAGAGTTATTGTTCTAGATTGTGACACAAAGAACTCTACCTTTTCTGAGATCTTCAAGAAAGAACACCCTGAGCGTTTCATAGAGTGTTTTATTGCTGAGCAAAACATGGTGAGTGTGGCACTGGGCTGTGCTGCACGTGGTCGAACCATTGCTTTTGCTAGTACTTTTGCTGCCTTTTTGATCCAAGCATTTGATCAGATCCGAATGGGAGCCATCTCTGAAACCAATATCAACCTTATTGGTTCCCACTGTGGGGTGTCTGTTGGTGAAGATGGACCCTCCCAGATGGCCCTGGAGGATCTAGCCATGTTCCGAAGCATTCCAAATTGCACTATTTTCTATCCAAGTGATGCTGTCTCAACAGAGCATGCTGTTTATCTGGCTGCCAACACCAAGGGAATGTGCTTCATTCGGACCAGCTGGCCAGAAACTACAGTTATTTATACCCCAGAAGAAAATTTTGAGATTGGACAGGCCAAGGTGGTCCGTCACAGTGTCAATGACAAGGTCACAGTTGTTGGAGCTGGAGTTACTCTACATGAAGCTTTAGTTGCTGCTGATGAGCTTTCCCAACAAGGCATCTCTATCCGTGTCATCGACCCATTTACTATCAAGCCTCTGGATGCTGCCACCATCATCTGCAATGCAAAAGCCACAGGTGGCCGGGTCATCACAGTGGAAGATCACTACAGAGAAGGTGGTATTGGAGAAGCCATATGTGCAGCTGTCTCGGGGGAGCCTGACATCCTTGTTCATCAGCTGGCAGTAACAGAAGTGCCCCGAAGTGGGAAGCCTAGTGAATTGCTGGATATGTTTGGAATCAGTGCCAGACACATCATAGCTGCTGTGAAGTATACTTTAATGAACTAA
- the Tktl2 gene encoding transketolase-like protein 2 isoform X1, which translates to MAMAKDPNPDAETLQVLRDMANRLRIHSIRATCASSSGHPTSCCSAAEIMAVLFFHTMRYKQTDPKHPDNDRFILSKGHAAPILYAVWAEVGDICESDLLSLRKIHCDLEGHPTPRLSFVDVATGSLGQGLGAACGMAYTGKYFDKASYRVFCLMGDGESSEGSVWEALAFASHYSLDNLVAVFDVNRLGQSGTAPLEHCTDIYQKRCEAFGWNTYTVDGHDVEALCQTFWQATQVKNKPTAIIAKTFKGRGIPNIEDAEDWHGKPMPKDRADAIVKLIESQIQTNRNLTPKPPVEDSPQISITNIKMTSPPAYKFGDQIATRKAYGVALAKLGHAHKRVIVLDCDTKNSTFSEIFKKEHPERFIECFIAEQNMVSVALGCAARGRTIAFASTFAAFLIQAFDQIRMGAISETNINLIGSHCGVSVGEDGPSQMALEDLAMFRSIPNCTIFYPSDAVSTEHAVYLAANTKGMCFIRTSWPETTVIYTPEENFEIGQAKVVRHSVNDKVTVVGAGVTLHEALVAADELSQQGISIRVIDPFTIKPLDAATIICNAKATGGRVITVEDHYREGGIGEAICAAVSGEPDILVHQLAVTEVPRSGKPSELLDMFGISARHIIAAVKYTLMN; encoded by the coding sequence ATGGCCATGGCCAAGGACCCCAACCCTGACGCGGAGACCCTGCAAGTACTGCGGGACATGGCCAATCGCCTGCGAATCCACTCCATCAGGGCCACCTGTGCCTCCAGCTCTGGACACCCTACATCGTGCTGCAGTGCGGCGGAGATCATGGCTGTTCTCTTCTTCCACACGATGAGATATAAACAGACAGACCCCAAACACCCAGACAACGACCGATTCATTCTCTCCAAGGGCCATGCGGCGCCGATCCTCTATGCCGTCTGGGCAGAGGTGGGCGATATCTGTGAATCCGACTTGCTGAGCTTGAGGAAGATTCACTGTGACTTGGAGGGACATCCTACCCCTCGTCTGTCTTTTGTTGACGTGGCAACGGGATCCCTCGGGCAAGGATTAGGTGCTGCTTGTGGAATGGCTTATACTGGTAAATACTTCGACAAGGCCAGCTACCGGGTGTTCTGCCTCATGGGAGATGGCGAATCCTCAGAAGGCTCTGTGTGGGAGGCTTTGGCCTTTGCTTCCCACTACAGCTTGGACAATCTCGTGGCAGTCTTCGATGTGAACCGCTTGGGACAAAGTGGCACTGCACCCCTCGAGCACTGCACAGACATCTATCAGAAGCGCTGTGAAGCCTTTGGGTGGAACACTTACACAGTCGATGGCCATGATGTGGAGGCTTTGTGCCAAACGTTTTGGCAAGCAACTCAAGTGAAGAACAAACCTACTGCCATAATTGCCAAGACCTTCAAGGGTCGGGGTATTCCAAACATTGAGGATGCAGAAGATTGGCATGGAAAGCCAATGCCGAAAGACAGAGCAGATGCAATCGTCAAACTAATTGAGAGTCagatacaaacaaacagaaatctcACCCCGAAGCCCCCTGTTGAAGACTCCCCTCAGATCAGCATCACTAATATAAAAATGACCTCTCCACCTGCTTACAAATTTGGTGACCAGATAGCTACTCGAAAAGCATATGGTGTGGCTCTGGCTAAACTGGGTCATGCTCACAAAAGAGTTATTGTTCTAGATTGTGACACAAAGAACTCTACCTTTTCTGAGATCTTCAAGAAAGAACACCCTGAGCGTTTCATAGAGTGTTTTATTGCTGAGCAAAACATGGTGAGTGTGGCACTGGGCTGTGCTGCACGTGGTCGAACCATTGCTTTTGCTAGTACTTTTGCTGCCTTTTTGATCCAAGCATTTGATCAGATCCGAATGGGAGCCATCTCTGAAACCAATATCAACCTTATTGGTTCCCACTGTGGGGTGTCTGTTGGTGAAGATGGACCCTCCCAGATGGCCCTGGAGGATCTAGCCATGTTCCGAAGCATTCCAAATTGCACTATTTTCTATCCAAGTGATGCTGTCTCAACAGAGCATGCTGTTTATCTGGCTGCCAACACCAAGGGAATGTGCTTCATTCGGACCAGCTGGCCAGAAACTACAGTTATTTATACCCCAGAAGAAAATTTTGAGATTGGACAGGCCAAGGTGGTCCGTCACAGTGTCAATGACAAGGTCACAGTTGTTGGAGCTGGAGTTACTCTACATGAAGCTTTAGTTGCTGCTGATGAGCTTTCCCAACAAGGCATCTCTATCCGTGTCATCGACCCATTTACTATCAAGCCTCTGGATGCTGCCACCATCATCTGCAATGCAAAAGCCACAGGTGGCCGGGTCATCACAGTGGAAGATCACTACAGAGAAGGTGGTATTGGAGAAGCCATATGTGCAGCTGTCTCGGGGGAGCCTGACATCCTTGTTCATCAGCTGGCAGTAACAGAAGTGCCCCGAAGTGGGAAGCCTAGTGAATTGCTGGATATGTTTGGAATCAGTGCCAGACACATCATAGCTGCTGTGAAGTATACTTTAATGAACTAA